A window of the Roseburia sp. 831b genome harbors these coding sequences:
- the mutL gene encoding DNA mismatch repair endonuclease MutL — translation MPEITLLSQETIDKIAAGEVIERPSSVVKELVENAIDAKATAVTIEIKEGGISFVRITDNGCGIEKNQVPLAFLRHSTSKIKSVEDLMCVHSLGFRGEALSSIAAVAQVELITKPLEAMTGTRYVIEGSKEKELEEIGAPDGTTFLVRNLFYNTPARKKFLKSAPTEANYISDLVERLALSHPDISFKYIQNGQTKMHTSGNSNQKDLIYHIYGRDIAASLLPVSIETPYFKAEGFIGKPNVFRGNRTFENYFINGRYIKSSLIARAIEEAYKGYLMQHQYPFCVLHFTMEQDELDVNVHPTKMELRFGNQEAIYKALYEGIRNLLAHKDFIADVPVDEKEEKAKNKPAIPHVPEPFEVRRINDIRKSVAIDSPYERKYPTRPDPVYRNHKPVDTVAENSTYQTAAKAPEDVAKPLEIDTTLPIQKSVSTKSLSVSEFLAKKAEETKSMDLQNQPTNFETTSSALDETTYEQQELAGLSSQFLTKDARKKHKIIGQLFDTYWLIEYEDKLFIIDQHAAHEKVLYEKTMAKIKEKSFDSQVLSPPIILTLQPQEVEMLQKYKDTIATFGYSVEHFGGKEYAVNGIPADFSGIDVRTMFLEMLDDFTTLSGKDGPTVILEKVASMSCKAAVKGNNHLSRPEIETLIDELLQLENPYHCPHGRPTIISMTKYEIEKKFKRIV, via the coding sequence ATGCCAGAAATTACATTGCTTAGTCAGGAAACCATTGATAAAATTGCAGCCGGTGAAGTGATTGAACGACCATCCTCTGTTGTAAAAGAGCTTGTCGAAAATGCAATTGATGCAAAAGCGACCGCAGTCACCATCGAGATTAAAGAAGGTGGCATCTCTTTTGTCCGTATTACCGACAACGGATGTGGCATCGAAAAAAATCAGGTGCCACTTGCATTTTTGCGTCATTCCACAAGCAAAATCAAATCCGTAGAAGACTTAATGTGTGTCCACTCCTTAGGCTTCCGTGGTGAGGCACTTTCGAGTATCGCTGCAGTCGCACAGGTAGAACTTATCACAAAGCCACTCGAAGCCATGACCGGAACACGTTATGTGATTGAAGGTTCCAAAGAAAAAGAGTTAGAGGAGATTGGTGCACCGGATGGAACTACATTTTTAGTTCGAAATCTGTTTTACAACACACCGGCGCGTAAAAAGTTTTTAAAATCAGCCCCGACGGAGGCAAATTACATCAGTGATCTGGTGGAACGGCTTGCATTGTCCCACCCGGATATTTCGTTTAAATATATCCAAAACGGGCAGACCAAAATGCACACGTCTGGAAATTCCAACCAAAAGGATTTGATTTATCACATCTACGGTCGTGATATTGCGGCATCTTTACTGCCGGTTTCGATTGAAACGCCATACTTTAAGGCAGAGGGATTTATTGGAAAACCAAATGTATTTCGTGGGAACCGCACGTTTGAAAATTATTTTATCAATGGAAGATATATCAAAAGTTCGTTGATTGCACGTGCCATCGAGGAAGCATACAAAGGATATCTGATGCAGCACCAGTATCCATTTTGCGTGCTTCATTTTACGATGGAACAGGATGAATTAGATGTCAACGTACATCCAACCAAAATGGAACTTCGTTTTGGCAATCAGGAGGCCATCTATAAAGCGCTCTATGAAGGAATTCGAAACCTTTTGGCGCATAAGGACTTCATCGCGGATGTCCCTGTTGATGAAAAAGAGGAAAAGGCTAAGAACAAGCCCGCAATCCCGCATGTTCCAGAACCATTTGAAGTACGAAGAATCAATGATATTCGAAAATCAGTAGCCATCGACAGTCCCTACGAAAGAAAGTACCCAACGCGCCCGGACCCGGTTTACCGCAATCATAAGCCAGTCGATACGGTAGCGGAGAATAGTACCTATCAGACTGCGGCAAAGGCACCGGAGGATGTGGCAAAGCCACTGGAAATAGATACAACTTTGCCAATTCAAAAATCAGTTTCAACAAAATCGTTGTCTGTCTCTGAGTTTCTCGCAAAAAAAGCAGAGGAAACGAAAAGTATGGACTTACAAAATCAGCCCACAAATTTTGAAACCACATCAAGTGCCTTAGATGAAACAACATACGAACAGCAGGAACTGGCAGGTCTTAGCAGTCAGTTTTTGACAAAAGATGCAAGGAAAAAGCATAAAATAATAGGGCAGCTGTTTGATACCTACTGGCTGATTGAATATGAGGACAAGTTGTTTATCATCGACCAGCATGCAGCACATGAAAAGGTATTATATGAAAAAACCATGGCAAAAATCAAAGAAAAATCATTTGATTCCCAGGTTTTAAGTCCACCCATTATTTTAACTTTACAGCCGCAGGAAGTAGAGATGCTGCAAAAATACAAGGATACGATTGCAACGTTCGGCTATTCTGTCGAGCATTTCGGTGGAAAAGAATACGCGGTCAATGGAATCCCGGCAGACTTTTCCGGGATTGATGTAAGAACCATGTTTCTTGAAATGCTAGACGATTTTACAACGCTTAGCGGAAAAGATGGCCCAACTGTCATTTTAGAAAAAGTAGCTTCGATGTCTTGTAAAGCTGCGGTGAAAGGGAATAACCACCTAAGCCGTCCTGAGATTGAGACATTGATTGATGAACTTTTGCAATTGGAAAATCCCTACCATTGTCCGCACGGAAGGCCAACGATTATTTCCATGACCAAATACGAGATTGAAAAGAAATTTAAACGAATTGTATAA
- the miaA gene encoding tRNA (adenosine(37)-N6)-dimethylallyltransferase MiaA, producing the protein MCKKPMIILTGPTAVGKTALSIDLAKAINGAIISADSMQVYRHMDIGSAKITKEEMQGIPHYLIDVLEPQEEFHVVKFVELAKAALNEIYANGQIPIVTGGTGFYIQALLYDIDFTDQECDEAYRESLAQIAKEKGADVLHEMLREVDPKSAEAIHANNVKRVIRALEFYHLSGQKISEHNETEREKTSPYQFAYFVLTDDRTHLYERIEKRVDLMMEQGLLDEVKNLKAMGYHRDMVSMQGLGYKEILDALDGKITLDEAVLKIKKETRHFAKRQLTWFKRERDVIWFDKEKYDYRDDVILCDMIQILKEKEIYR; encoded by the coding sequence ATGTGTAAAAAACCGATGATTATTTTGACAGGACCGACTGCGGTCGGGAAAACAGCACTTTCCATTGACCTTGCAAAAGCCATAAACGGCGCGATTATTTCCGCAGATTCCATGCAGGTTTACCGTCACATGGATATTGGTTCCGCAAAAATTACAAAAGAAGAGATGCAGGGCATTCCTCACTATCTGATTGATGTGTTAGAGCCACAGGAGGAATTCCATGTTGTAAAATTTGTGGAATTGGCAAAGGCTGCATTGAATGAAATTTACGCCAACGGCCAGATTCCGATTGTGACAGGCGGAACCGGCTTTTACATACAGGCACTTTTATATGACATTGATTTTACAGACCAGGAATGTGACGAAGCATACCGTGAATCCTTAGCACAGATTGCAAAAGAAAAAGGAGCTGATGTCCTCCATGAGATGCTTCGTGAGGTTGATCCGAAATCAGCCGAGGCCATCCATGCAAACAATGTAAAACGTGTGATACGGGCCTTGGAGTTTTATCATTTGTCCGGGCAGAAAATATCCGAACACAACGAGACAGAGCGGGAAAAGACATCTCCGTACCAGTTTGCCTACTTTGTACTAACAGACGACCGCACGCACCTTTATGAACGGATTGAAAAACGTGTCGATCTAATGATGGAGCAGGGACTTTTAGATGAAGTAAAAAATTTAAAAGCGATGGGCTATCACAGGGATATGGTTTCCATGCAAGGCTTGGGCTACAAAGAGATTCTAGATGCCCTCGATGGAAAGATAACCTTAGATGAGGCTGTTTTAAAAATCAAAAAAGAAACCAGACATTTTGCAAAACGCCAGTTGACATGGTTTAAAAGAGAGCGGGATGTCATCTGGTTTGATAAAGAAAAATATGATTATCGCGATGACGTTATTTTGTGCGATATGATTCAGATACTGAAAGAAAAGGAGATTTACCGGTAA
- a CDS encoding methionine gamma-lyase family protein: MSKLMEAQYEQLGICKEVYEFGEKIEESLKERFKEIDERAEFNQMKVIKAMQDNRVSAECFNSTSGYGYNDLGRDTLEQVYASCFKGEDALVRPQITCGTHALALALMSNLRPGDELLSPVGKPYDTLEEVIGIRPSKGSLAEYGVSYRQVDLLEDGEFDYEGIKKAINEKTKLVTIQRSKGYAPRKTLSVKRIGELISFIKNIKPDVICMVDNCYGEFVEEREPLEVGADMIVGSLIKNPGGGLSPIGGYIVGKKECVENAAYRLTSPGLGKEVGASLGVIQSFYQGFFLAPTVVSGALKGAIFAANIYEKLGFSVVPNATESRHDIIQAITFGNPDAMCAFCEGIQAAAPVDSYVTPEPWAMPGYDSDVIMAAGAFVQGSSIELSADGPIKPPYAVYFQGGLTWYHAKLGILMSLQKLYERKLVNLDLLC; the protein is encoded by the coding sequence ATGAGTAAGTTAATGGAGGCTCAGTACGAGCAATTAGGAATTTGCAAAGAAGTTTATGAATTTGGAGAAAAGATTGAAGAATCTTTAAAAGAGCGTTTTAAAGAAATCGATGAGCGTGCAGAATTTAATCAGATGAAAGTCATCAAGGCAATGCAGGATAACCGTGTCAGTGCCGAGTGTTTTAACAGCACAAGCGGTTATGGATACAATGATTTAGGACGTGACACGCTAGAACAGGTGTACGCATCATGCTTTAAGGGTGAGGACGCGCTGGTTCGCCCACAGATTACCTGTGGTACCCATGCCTTAGCCTTGGCTTTGATGTCAAATCTTCGCCCTGGTGACGAATTATTATCCCCTGTTGGAAAACCATACGACACCTTAGAGGAAGTGATTGGAATCCGTCCATCCAAAGGCTCCTTGGCAGAGTACGGCGTCTCTTACCGTCAGGTTGACCTGTTAGAAGACGGCGAATTTGACTACGAGGGAATCAAAAAGGCCATCAATGAAAAGACAAAATTGGTGACCATCCAGCGTTCCAAAGGATACGCTCCAAGAAAAACACTTTCCGTCAAAAGAATCGGGGAATTGATTTCCTTTATTAAAAATATCAAACCGGACGTCATCTGCATGGTGGATAACTGTTACGGCGAATTCGTAGAAGAAAGAGAGCCGCTTGAAGTCGGGGCAGACATGATTGTCGGTTCCTTAATCAAAAATCCAGGTGGCGGATTGTCCCCAATCGGCGGTTATATCGTAGGAAAAAAAGAATGCGTGGAAAATGCAGCGTATCGTTTGACATCACCAGGACTTGGAAAAGAAGTCGGAGCATCCCTTGGTGTTATCCAGTCCTTCTACCAGGGATTTTTCCTTGCACCAACCGTTGTAAGCGGAGCCTTAAAGGGCGCTATCTTTGCTGCAAATATCTATGAAAAATTAGGTTTTTCGGTTGTCCCAAATGCAACAGAATCCAGACATGATATCATTCAGGCCATTACATTTGGAAATCCAGATGCCATGTGTGCTTTCTGTGAGGGAATCCAGGCTGCAGCACCGGTTGACAGCTATGTAACCCCAGAGCCATGGGCAATGCCAGGGTATGACAGCGACGTTATCATGGCGGCAGGTGCATTTGTACAAGGCTCCTCCATTGAATTAAGCGCAGACGGTCCAATCAAGCCACCGTATGCCGTATATTTCCAGGGCGGACTTACCTGGTATCATGCAAAATTAGGAATTCTGATGTCTTTGCAAAAACTTTATGAACGAAAACTTGTGAACCTCGACTTGTTGTGCTAG
- the radC gene encoding RadC family protein, with amino-acid sequence MNQYPKVKDLPMSERPYEKFEHYGPAALSDAELLAVILRFGGASGSSIQLAQSILMERNQNLLNLFDLSLEELQSLPGIGKVKSIQLKCVAELTKRIVKSKRKDPLCMTDAATVAAYYMEQLRHEQQEQLIVAMFNTKCDWIGDAIISVGSVNTSFVSPREIFLKAFEKKAVYLILLHNHPSGNPTPSKEDMIATEKIAKGGELLGIDLADHIIIGDNQYFSFRERGLLT; translated from the coding sequence ATGAATCAGTACCCAAAAGTGAAAGATTTACCAATGTCTGAGCGTCCTTATGAGAAATTCGAACACTACGGACCAGCCGCATTAAGTGATGCAGAATTACTTGCTGTCATCCTTCGTTTTGGAGGAGCAAGCGGAAGTTCCATCCAGCTTGCACAGTCAATTTTGATGGAACGCAATCAAAATCTTTTGAATCTGTTTGACTTATCGTTAGAAGAGTTACAAAGCCTTCCGGGTATTGGAAAAGTAAAGTCGATACAGTTAAAATGTGTTGCAGAGCTTACCAAACGGATTGTGAAATCAAAGCGCAAAGATCCACTTTGTATGACAGATGCAGCCACGGTTGCAGCATACTATATGGAGCAGTTAAGACATGAACAGCAGGAGCAATTGATTGTTGCAATGTTTAACACCAAATGTGACTGGATAGGCGATGCCATAATCAGCGTTGGCAGCGTCAATACATCCTTTGTATCGCCGCGCGAAATCTTTTTAAAAGCTTTTGAGAAAAAAGCCGTTTATCTGATTCTGCTGCACAACCATCCAAGTGGGAATCCGACGCCTTCGAAAGAAGACATGATTGCAACCGAGAAAATTGCAAAAGGCGGCGAACTTCTTGGAATTGATTTGGCAGATCATATCATTATAGGTGATAATCAATACTTTAGTTTTAGAGAAAGAGGACTTCTTACATAA
- a CDS encoding rod shape-determining protein, with amino-acid sequence MTNNIYGIDLGTCNMKIYCKSSGKILNEKNTIALVQKDQIYSYGDAAYAMYEKAPETIQVTFPVVSGVIADFNNLQNMIFDFLEKHMKGKVKGADFIVAVPTDITDVEKRAFFEMFFKSRMKPKNVLLCEKPIADAVGLGLDVNEPTGIMVVDMGADTTEISVISLGGLVLSDLLHFGGNRLDESIINYIKRTYNLVIGQKTAKSLKEILGSGIAGRTDSMVVVGRDVVSGLPIEMEVTADVIYEAIKDNLASICNSIKMILEKTPPELAKDIIHSGIYITGGGSLIHDVDTLFQEITGIQINTCENPEECVVRGLVKIVSDEKFKHLSFSLKNKILK; translated from the coding sequence ATGACAAACAACATTTACGGAATTGATCTTGGAACATGCAATATGAAGATTTATTGCAAATCCAGTGGCAAGATCTTAAACGAGAAAAATACAATCGCACTGGTGCAGAAAGACCAGATTTATTCCTATGGAGATGCTGCATACGCGATGTATGAAAAAGCACCGGAAACCATTCAGGTAACATTTCCGGTTGTCAGTGGTGTAATCGCAGATTTCAATAATTTACAGAATATGATTTTTGATTTCTTGGAAAAACATATGAAGGGAAAAGTAAAAGGTGCTGACTTTATTGTAGCAGTGCCAACCGATATTACAGACGTTGAAAAGCGTGCCTTTTTTGAGATGTTTTTCAAGAGCAGAATGAAACCAAAGAATGTACTCCTTTGTGAAAAACCAATTGCAGATGCGGTTGGACTCGGACTTGATGTCAACGAACCAACCGGTATCATGGTAGTTGATATGGGAGCAGACACTACCGAGATTTCTGTTATCTCATTGGGTGGCCTCGTATTAAGTGATTTGCTTCACTTTGGCGGTAACCGTTTGGACGAATCCATCATCAATTACATTAAGAGAACCTACAACCTGGTAATTGGACAAAAAACCGCAAAGTCTTTGAAGGAGATTTTAGGTTCCGGAATCGCTGGAAGAACAGATTCTATGGTTGTGGTAGGACGTGATGTGGTAAGCGGTCTTCCAATTGAGATGGAAGTGACAGCAGATGTTATCTATGAGGCAATCAAGGACAACCTTGCTTCCATCTGTAACTCCATCAAAATGATTTTAGAGAAAACTCCACCAGAACTTGCAAAAGATATCATCCACTCTGGAATTTACATTACCGGTGGCGGATCTTTGATTCACGATGTAGATACCTTATTCCAGGAGATTACCGGTATTCAGATTAACACCTGTGAGAATCCGGAAGAATGTGTCGTAAGAGGACTTGTAAAGATTGTTTCCGACGAGAAATTCAAACATCTTTCCTTTAGTCTTAAGAATAAAATTTTGAAATAG
- the mreC gene encoding rod shape-determining protein MreC, giving the protein MRRKSKFNFPAKYLLIGLTGICVVGMLVSFTLNISGGPLNTAAGVVFVPMQKGINSVGEWISNKASALKSLNDVMAENKELQSQVDKLTSELNTTKLEQYELENLRELYDLDQKYPSYKKVAANVIGKSSGNWFSTFTIDKGSDDGIEKDMNVIAGSGLVGIVTDVGPNYAKICSIIDDTRKVSGMVSTTSDNLIVSGNLESMNEDMVINFSNLRDSDDQVQVGDPVVTSYVSTEYQQGILIGYISSIKTDSNNLTKSGTITPAVDFEHMEEVLVILDKKQTVED; this is encoded by the coding sequence ATGAGACGGAAATCAAAATTTAATTTTCCAGCAAAATACCTTTTGATTGGGTTGACCGGAATCTGTGTTGTTGGTATGTTGGTCAGTTTTACACTCAACATATCCGGTGGCCCTTTAAACACCGCAGCTGGCGTTGTCTTTGTCCCAATGCAAAAAGGAATTAATTCTGTTGGAGAATGGATTTCAAACAAGGCATCTGCACTAAAAAGCTTAAATGATGTTATGGCAGAGAACAAAGAGTTGCAAAGCCAGGTTGATAAGCTGACTTCCGAACTGAATACAACAAAGTTAGAGCAATACGAATTAGAAAATTTAAGAGAACTGTACGACCTGGATCAGAAATATCCAAGTTACAAAAAAGTTGCTGCAAATGTTATTGGCAAAAGCAGTGGCAACTGGTTCTCTACCTTTACGATTGATAAAGGTTCCGATGATGGTATTGAAAAAGATATGAATGTAATCGCCGGCAGCGGTCTGGTTGGAATTGTCACTGACGTCGGACCAAACTATGCGAAAATATGTTCGATTATCGATGATACCAGAAAAGTAAGTGGTATGGTTTCTACAACCTCTGATAATCTGATTGTCTCCGGTAATTTAGAGAGCATGAATGAAGATATGGTCATTAATTTTTCGAATCTTCGCGATTCTGATGATCAGGTTCAGGTTGGAGATCCGGTTGTGACCTCCTATGTCTCCACCGAATACCAGCAAGGCATTTTAATTGGTTATATCAGTTCCATCAAGACAGATTCTAATAATCTGACAAAATCTGGAACCATCACACCTGCCGTAGATTTTGAGCATATGGAAGAAGTTTTAGTCATTTTGGATAAGAAACAGACAGTAGAGGATTAA
- the mreD gene encoding rod shape-determining protein MreD, which produces MRRKITVFIIIAVCFLLQTTLFQALSFASISPNLLIIVTASFGFMRGKKEGLWIGFFSGLLLDIFSGSILGFYALLYMYIGYINGCFRKMFFPEDIKLPLALIAGSDLTCNFVIYILRFFFRGKFQIGYYLFHIILPELVYTMLITIFLYFVILKINQRLEVIEKRSASKFV; this is translated from the coding sequence ATGAGAAGAAAAATCACAGTTTTTATCATAATAGCCGTCTGTTTCTTACTGCAGACGACACTTTTTCAGGCATTATCATTCGCATCTATCTCACCCAACCTGCTGATTATTGTGACAGCATCGTTTGGTTTTATGCGAGGGAAAAAAGAAGGGTTATGGATTGGCTTTTTTAGCGGCTTACTGCTAGATATTTTTAGCGGAAGTATATTAGGCTTTTATGCGTTGCTTTATATGTACATTGGTTATATCAACGGATGTTTCCGCAAAATGTTTTTCCCGGAGGATATTAAACTTCCATTGGCGTTGATTGCAGGAAGTGATTTGACCTGCAACTTTGTCATTTATATTTTAAGATTCTTCTTCCGCGGGAAATTCCAGATTGGATACTATCTGTTCCACATTATTTTACCGGAACTGGTATATACCATGCTGATTACGATATTTTTATATTTTGTAATCCTCAAAATAAATCAACGTCTTGAAGTGATAGAAAAAAGGAGCGCAAGTAAGTTTGTTTGA
- a CDS encoding penicillin-binding transpeptidase domain-containing protein — MKDILKSRLLVAAIVMIVLFGIMILRVFVLQVVNGKSYQENYKLKIVKERTINGTRGNIYDSEGNLLAYNELAYSITIEDNGNYDSTKEKNISLNAEIATIISALEKNGDSIDNDFEVSLNDDGTYAFNVSGTALKRFLADVYGSTSYDNLTLAYGKKLHLNYNPAEATPDQVIEYLSSKEQFRINVGDENVPTYSQKELYEIVVVRYGMYENSYKKYISTTIASNVSENTVAYISEHSNEIQGVEVVEDTIRKYNDSKYFASIIGYTGKISQEEYDTLSKDDDSYTLNDIVGKAGIEQYMDTQLQGKKGYEKLYVDYLGKAVEVIDRKESSSGNDVYLSIRADLQKAVYDLLEQEIAGIVYSKIENIKNYDSSSAASASDIKIPIDDVYFALINNNVIDTDHFEADDASATERAVYQAFASRQSTSLSMVEAELNGSTNTPFASMSSEMQDYITYVISFLKSNKVLLTDKIDTSDEVYQAWKEGTIGPSEYLNHAISKGWIDITTFAVDEKYADSAEIYQALCDYILGDLSTDLSFSKLVYQYMIKEDAISGQQLCLILYDQGVLTYDDEEIAALTNGNISAYDFMKEKIKNLEITPAQLALDPCSGSCVISDPNTGNILALVSYPGYDNNKLANTVDADYFNSLNSDLSLPLYNYATQQRTAPGSTFKMVSATAGLAEHVITTTEQINDLGKYMNVSNEPECWAYPGFTHGNINVSEAIRDSCNYFFYEVGYRLATNNYTTAYDDALGISKIQKYASLYGLNDTTGIEIQENDPNEADSYPVMAAIGQSNNNYTTVQLSRYVTAIANSGTVYNYSLLSKVTSSDGTVLETYGPTVKNTVDVLDAFSWDAIHSGMRMVVTDSLSEYFANFPVEVAGKTGTAQQTPTRPNHALFVGYAPYNNPEITIATRIAYGYSSHNAAEVSRNIMAYYFNIESEDELLNGQAENLNATSNGFTD; from the coding sequence TTGAAAGACATACTAAAATCCAGACTTCTCGTGGCTGCCATTGTCATGATTGTGTTGTTTGGCATTATGATTTTACGCGTTTTTGTCTTACAGGTCGTAAATGGAAAAAGCTATCAGGAGAATTATAAACTCAAAATTGTAAAAGAGCGTACTATCAATGGTACACGTGGTAATATTTATGATTCTGAGGGAAATTTACTGGCATACAATGAACTCGCCTATTCCATTACAATTGAAGATAATGGTAACTACGATTCTACAAAAGAAAAAAACATTTCCTTAAACGCTGAGATTGCAACCATTATCTCTGCTTTAGAGAAAAACGGAGACAGCATTGACAATGATTTTGAAGTTTCCTTAAATGATGATGGAACTTATGCATTTAACGTAAGCGGAACCGCTTTAAAACGTTTTCTTGCGGATGTTTATGGTTCTACTTCTTATGATAACCTGACGTTAGCTTATGGGAAAAAGCTTCATCTTAACTATAATCCGGCAGAAGCAACACCGGATCAGGTAATCGAATATCTTTCCAGTAAAGAACAATTTCGAATTAATGTTGGGGATGAAAATGTTCCAACCTATTCCCAGAAAGAGCTTTACGAAATCGTAGTAGTCCGATATGGAATGTATGAAAACAGTTACAAGAAATACATTTCGACTACCATTGCATCAAACGTATCCGAAAATACCGTTGCCTACATCAGTGAGCACTCGAATGAGATTCAGGGTGTAGAGGTAGTAGAGGATACGATTCGAAAATACAACGACAGCAAATATTTTGCGTCCATCATCGGATACACGGGTAAGATTTCCCAGGAGGAATACGACACCCTGTCAAAAGATGATGACAGTTATACTTTAAATGATATCGTCGGAAAAGCCGGTATCGAACAATATATGGATACACAGCTGCAAGGAAAAAAAGGATACGAAAAACTCTATGTAGACTACCTTGGAAAAGCGGTTGAAGTTATTGACCGGAAGGAATCCAGTTCCGGAAATGATGTCTATCTTTCTATCCGGGCAGATTTACAAAAAGCGGTTTATGACCTGTTAGAGCAGGAGATTGCGGGAATTGTTTATAGCAAGATTGAAAATATCAAAAACTACGACTCCTCTAGCGCTGCAAGTGCATCCGACATTAAGATTCCAATTGATGATGTCTACTTTGCATTGATTAACAACAATGTCATTGACACCGATCATTTTGAGGCAGACGATGCAAGCGCAACCGAGCGCGCTGTTTATCAGGCATTCGCCTCCCGTCAGTCAACCTCACTTTCTATGGTAGAGGCTGAATTAAACGGCAGTACAAATACACCGTTTGCAAGTATGTCATCCGAAATGCAGGATTACATCACCTATGTCATTTCCTTTTTGAAATCAAACAAAGTACTTCTTACCGATAAGATTGATACCTCGGACGAGGTTTATCAGGCATGGAAAGAGGGTACGATTGGTCCGTCTGAATATTTAAACCATGCGATTTCAAAAGGCTGGATTGACATTACCACATTTGCCGTAGACGAAAAATATGCGGATTCCGCAGAAATCTATCAGGCTTTGTGCGATTATATTTTAGGGGATTTATCGACAGATTTATCCTTTTCCAAACTTGTTTATCAGTATATGATTAAAGAGGATGCGATATCCGGTCAGCAGCTTTGCCTGATTTTGTATGATCAGGGCGTTCTTACCTATGATGATGAGGAAATTGCCGCATTGACAAATGGTAATATCAGTGCCTATGATTTTATGAAAGAAAAAATCAAAAATTTAGAGATTACACCGGCTCAGCTTGCGCTAGATCCATGTTCCGGCTCCTGTGTTATCTCAGACCCGAATACCGGAAATATTTTAGCGCTTGTGTCTTATCCGGGATATGACAATAACAAGCTTGCCAATACGGTTGATGCCGACTACTTTAATTCCTTGAATTCAGATTTGTCCCTGCCGCTTTATAACTATGCGACACAGCAGCGAACTGCACCTGGATCTACCTTTAAGATGGTATCTGCAACTGCAGGTCTTGCGGAGCATGTGATTACAACAACAGAACAAATCAATGACTTAGGTAAGTACATGAACGTCAGCAATGAACCGGAATGTTGGGCGTATCCAGGATTTACCCATGGAAATATCAATGTTTCCGAGGCAATCCGTGATTCCTGTAACTACTTTTTCTATGAAGTGGGTTACAGACTTGCCACAAACAACTATACAACGGCATATGACGATGCACTTGGTATCTCAAAGATTCAAAAATACGCATCACTTTATGGATTAAATGATACAACCGGTATCGAGATTCAGGAAAATGACCCGAATGAGGCAGACAGTTATCCTGTCATGGCAGCAATCGGACAGAGTAATAATAACTACACCACGGTTCAGTTATCCCGCTATGTCACAGCGATTGCAAACAGCGGAACGGTATATAATTACAGCCTTTTAAGCAAGGTGACAAGTTCCGACGGTACGGTGCTTGAGACTTATGGACCAACGGTAAAAAATACCGTGGATGTTTTAGATGCTTTCTCCTGGGATGCCATCCACAGCGGTATGCGCATGGTGGTAACCGACAGTCTTTCTGAATATTTTGCAAACTTCCCGGTTGAGGTTGCCGGAAAAACCGGTACGGCACAGCAGACACCGACACGTCCGAACCACGCGCTGTTTGTTGGGTATGCACCTTATAACAACCCGGAAATTACAATTGCAACACGTATTGCATACGGATATTCTTCCCACAATGCGGCAGAAGTATCCCGCAATATTATGGCATATTATTTCAACATTGAAAGTGAAGATGAACTATTGAATGGTCAGGCAGAAAATCTGAATGCGACCTCAAATGGATTTACGGACTAG